The Gemmatimonadota bacterium region GTCCCGGCGTGCAGCCCGGCGAGGATCCCCGTCACGGCGGCGACGTCACCGCCCCGGATCAGGTCGATCGGGCGCTGGCCATGTAGCGCGGGGACGGCCGAGAAGAGCCAGTCGTGCCCGGCACTCGGGTCAGAGAAGACGACGCCCAGGAGCCGTTGGACCTCGCGCAGCTGCTGCAGACGGGCGCGGTGCGGCTCGGCAGGGACGGAGAGCTCGGTCGGGTTCCCCCACCGCTGGGCGGTGCGCGTGGTGGTCCCGGTGATCTGGCCGACCTGCTTGTAGGTGAGCCCCAGAAACTCCCGGATCCACTGGACGATCTCGGCGGTGGAACGGGCTTCGAGGCGTTTGGCGGTCATGGTCGTCACCGGGTGCTCCCCTTGGGTGTATGTCGTAGTATATGACATGACTTACGACACGCAAGGCGACATGGGGCGGGCTCGGGGGTGATATGTGTAGTAAATGGTGATTTCTATACGCTTTGCGGACGATTTGTATAGAAATCGGGGGAATGCAGGTCCCACGGCACTAACGGACGCTGAGGTGGGCAGACTTTCCCCAGCCCCCGCAGGGCAAAGGTGTTGTCATCCTGAGCGAAGTCGCCCGATTCTTGTCATCCTGAGCGCAGCGACGGCGGAGCCGGCGCGAAGTCGAAGGACCTGCGTAGTCGCCATCACGCAGGTCCTTCGACTGCGCACCCCTGCGGGGTGCTCCGCTCAGGATGACAGCGCCGCAGCATCGCGCTGTCACGCCCCACTCACCCCAGGTGGTACCAGAGCACCACCAGCGCTCCGGCGCCGAGTCCGATGGACGGCATCATCTTGACGAGCGGGTTCTTGATCTTGAGGTGCGTGACGAGGGCGGCGGCCATGAAGGCGGCGATGATGCCGGCGCCAATCGCTTCCAGGTTGTCGCCGACGCCGAGGAGGAGGACGGCGGCGGAGAGCTTGGCGGCGCCGACCAGGTCGCGGAGCCAGTGGGGGAGGCCGAAGGCGGTGAAATCGGCGAGGACGGCGGGGTAGCGGACCACCCAGACATAGATCACGGACATGGCCACGAAGGTCTGCAGCAGGGCGGCGGCGGTGGGGCTCATCGGGTACTCCGGGGGGTGGTGAGGTGGTGCAAGCTACCGCCGGAGGCGGCGCGGTGATCCGCCCC contains the following coding sequences:
- a CDS encoding DUF2384 domain-containing protein, which gives rise to MTAKRLEARSTAEIVQWIREFLGLTYKQVGQITGTTTRTAQRWGNPTELSVPAEPHRARLQQLREVQRLLGVVFSDPSAGHDWLFSAVPALHGQRPIDLIRGGDVAAVTGILAGLHAGTFG
- a CDS encoding DoxX family protein — translated: MSPTAAALLQTFVAMSVIYVWVVRYPAVLADFTAFGLPHWLRDLVGAAKLSAAVLLLGVGDNLEAIGAGIIAAFMAAALVTHLKIKNPLVKMMPSIGLGAGALVVLWYHLG